A genomic stretch from Thauera sp. GDN1 includes:
- a CDS encoding lipid A biosynthesis acyltransferase: MSRIVVALIWLLHWLPLSLLAPIGSGFGRLLYWVIVPRRKVVLINLRLCFPELSEGERRALARHHFAVTGRSMLERGLAWWASAERLRAIVRIEGLERLNALRAAGRPVLLLAPHFVGLDMAGTRLSMEGDFVSVYSPQKDKVIDHWLHHGRSRFNDQLLLSRHDGVRATVKAMKSGRPFYYLPDLDYGRKESIFVPFFGVPAATITGLPRLARLAGAAVMPCVVRMGPGGEGYVLELGEPWTDYPSDDVEADTRRMNAWLEGVIRTMPEQYYWVHRRFKTRPEGEPRIY; the protein is encoded by the coding sequence GTGAGCCGCATCGTCGTCGCCCTGATCTGGCTGCTGCACTGGCTGCCCCTGTCGCTGCTGGCGCCGATCGGCAGCGGTTTCGGCCGCCTGCTGTACTGGGTGATCGTGCCGCGGCGCAAGGTGGTGCTGATCAACCTGCGCCTGTGCTTCCCGGAGCTGTCCGAAGGCGAGCGCCGCGCGCTGGCCAGGCACCACTTCGCGGTGACCGGGCGCAGCATGCTCGAGCGCGGCCTGGCGTGGTGGGCGAGCGCCGAGCGCCTGCGCGCCATCGTGCGTATCGAAGGCCTCGAGCGCCTGAACGCGCTGCGCGCCGCGGGCCGGCCGGTGTTGCTGCTGGCGCCGCACTTCGTCGGTCTCGACATGGCGGGCACCCGGCTGTCGATGGAGGGCGACTTCGTCAGCGTGTATTCGCCGCAGAAGGACAAGGTGATCGACCACTGGCTGCACCATGGCCGCAGCCGCTTCAACGACCAGCTGCTGCTGTCGCGCCACGACGGCGTGCGCGCCACGGTCAAGGCGATGAAGTCCGGCCGCCCCTTCTACTACCTGCCCGACCTCGACTACGGCCGCAAGGAGTCGATCTTCGTGCCCTTCTTCGGCGTCCCGGCGGCCACCATCACCGGCCTGCCGCGCCTCGCGCGCCTGGCCGGCGCGGCGGTGATGCCCTGCGTGGTGCGCATGGGCCCGGGTGGCGAAGGCTACGTGCTCGAACTCGGCGAGCCGTGGACGGACTACCCCTCGGACGACGTCGAGGCCGACACCCGGCGCATGAACGCCTGGCTCGAGGGCGTGATCCGCACCATGCCCGAGCAGTACTACTGGGTGCACCGCCGCTTCAAGACCCGCCCCGAGGGCGAGCCGCGGATCTACTGA
- a CDS encoding lysophospholipid acyltransferase family protein, with protein sequence MLFQSLFRLLSRLPLSWLHRIGGWAGWLTYKASPSYARRLRANLFNALGREDEAVLRAAVVEAGRQALELPFIWGRPASEVVASAVRTEGWELVEAARAEGAGILFITPHLGCFEITAQCIAAKIPITVLYRPPRKEVLQPLMEAGRARGQMRTAPADLSGVRKLVKTLRSHEAVGMLPDQVPGAGEGVWAPFFGKPAWTMTLAARLAAVKGVRVIYTWAERLPRGEGYVFRLQAPTEALTGDIDTDVAIINREVERMILQCPQQYLWGYNRYKGPRREREDEAAAGDGERGAERAS encoded by the coding sequence GTGCTGTTTCAGAGCTTATTCCGCCTCCTGTCCCGCCTGCCCCTGTCCTGGCTGCACCGCATCGGTGGCTGGGCGGGCTGGCTGACCTACAAGGCCTCGCCGTCCTACGCCCGCCGCCTGCGCGCGAACCTGTTCAACGCGCTCGGCCGCGAGGACGAGGCGGTGCTGCGTGCGGCGGTCGTCGAGGCCGGCCGCCAGGCGCTCGAGCTGCCCTTCATCTGGGGCCGGCCGGCGTCCGAGGTGGTCGCCAGCGCGGTGCGCACCGAGGGCTGGGAACTGGTCGAGGCGGCGCGCGCCGAGGGCGCCGGCATCCTCTTCATCACCCCGCACCTGGGCTGCTTCGAGATCACCGCGCAGTGCATCGCCGCGAAGATCCCGATCACCGTGCTCTACCGTCCGCCGCGCAAGGAGGTGCTGCAGCCGCTGATGGAGGCGGGGCGTGCGCGCGGGCAGATGCGCACCGCGCCGGCCGACCTCTCCGGGGTGCGCAAGCTGGTCAAGACCCTGCGCAGCCACGAGGCGGTGGGCATGCTGCCCGACCAGGTGCCGGGCGCGGGCGAGGGCGTGTGGGCGCCCTTCTTCGGCAAGCCGGCATGGACCATGACCCTCGCCGCGCGCCTGGCCGCGGTCAAGGGCGTGCGCGTGATCTACACCTGGGCCGAGCGCCTGCCGCGCGGCGAGGGCTACGTCTTCCGCCTGCAGGCGCCCACCGAGGCGCTGACCGGCGACATCGACACCGACGTCGCCATCATCAACCGCGAGGTCGAGCGCATGATCCTGCAGTGTCCGCAGCAGTACCTGTGGGGCTACAACCGCTACAAGGGCCCGCGCCGCGAGCGCGAGGACGAGGCGGCGGCGGGCGATGGCGAGCGCGGCGCGGAGCGCGCGTCGTGA
- the ahcY gene encoding adenosylhomocysteinase — translation MNAVADKNFTDFVVADLSLADWGRKEIRIAETEMPGLMAIREEYAASQPLRGARITGSLHMTIQTAVLIETLTALGAEVRWASCNIFSTQDHAAAAIAADGIPVFAVKGESLKDYWDYTHRIFEWSDGAYSNMILDDGGDATLLLHLGARAEQDLSVLAKPGSEEETILFAAIKAKLAQDPTWYSTRLAQIKGVTEETTTGVHRLYQMHARGELEFPAINVNDSVTKSKFDNLYGCRESLVDGIKRATDVMIAGKVAVVAGYGDVGKGSAQALRALSAQVWVTEVDPICALQAAMEGYRVVTMDYAADKADIFVTATGNYHVITHDHMAKMKDQAIVCNIGHFDNEIDVASIEGYQWEEIKPQVDHVIFPDGKRIILLAKGRLVNLGCATGHPSYVMSSSFANQTIAQIELFTRTADYPVGVYTLPKHLDEKVARLQLKKLNVQLTELTDAQAAYIGVPKQGPYKTDSYRY, via the coding sequence ATGAACGCTGTGGCTGACAAGAACTTCACCGATTTCGTCGTTGCCGACCTCTCGCTCGCCGACTGGGGCCGCAAGGAAATCCGCATCGCCGAGACCGAGATGCCCGGCCTGATGGCGATCCGCGAGGAATACGCCGCCAGCCAGCCTTTGCGTGGCGCGCGCATCACCGGCTCGCTGCACATGACGATCCAGACCGCGGTGCTGATCGAGACGCTGACCGCGCTCGGCGCCGAGGTGCGCTGGGCCTCGTGCAACATCTTCTCGACCCAGGACCACGCCGCCGCCGCCATTGCCGCCGACGGCATCCCGGTGTTCGCGGTCAAGGGCGAGTCGCTGAAGGACTACTGGGACTACACCCACCGCATCTTCGAGTGGTCGGACGGGGCTTACTCCAACATGATCCTCGACGACGGCGGCGACGCCACGCTGCTGCTGCACCTGGGCGCGCGCGCCGAGCAGGACCTCTCGGTGCTGGCCAAGCCGGGCTCGGAAGAGGAGACCATCCTCTTCGCGGCGATCAAGGCCAAGCTCGCGCAGGACCCGACCTGGTACTCGACCCGCCTCGCGCAGATCAAGGGCGTGACCGAGGAGACCACCACCGGCGTGCACCGCCTGTACCAGATGCACGCGCGCGGCGAGCTCGAGTTCCCGGCGATCAACGTCAACGATTCGGTGACCAAGTCGAAGTTCGACAACCTGTACGGCTGCCGCGAATCGCTGGTCGACGGCATCAAGCGCGCCACCGACGTGATGATCGCCGGCAAGGTCGCGGTGGTGGCCGGCTACGGCGACGTGGGCAAGGGCTCGGCCCAGGCCCTGCGCGCGCTGTCGGCCCAGGTGTGGGTGACCGAGGTCGACCCGATCTGCGCGCTGCAGGCGGCGATGGAAGGCTACCGCGTGGTGACCATGGACTACGCGGCCGACAAGGCCGACATCTTCGTCACCGCCACCGGCAACTACCATGTGATCACCCACGATCACATGGCGAAGATGAAGGACCAGGCCATCGTCTGCAATATCGGCCACTTCGACAACGAGATCGACGTCGCCAGCATCGAGGGCTACCAGTGGGAGGAGATCAAGCCGCAGGTCGATCACGTGATCTTCCCGGACGGCAAGAGGATCATCCTGCTCGCCAAGGGCCGCCTGGTGAACCTCGGCTGCGCCACCGGCCACCCGAGCTACGTGATGTCGAGCTCCTTCGCCAACCAGACCATCGCGCAGATCGAGCTGTTCACCCGCACGGCCGACTACCCGGTGGGCGTGTACACCCTGCCCAAGCACCTCGACGAGAAGGTCGCCCGCCTGCAGCTGAAGAAGCTCAACGTGCAGCTCACCGAGCTGACCGACGCGCAGGCCGCCTACATCGGCGTGCCCAAGCAAGGTCCGTACAAGACCGACTCGTACCGCTACTGA
- a CDS encoding TlyA family RNA methyltransferase, with the protein MSMNSFHARQGKPRPAAHAKGPADRHGLLRVDQLLVAQGLAPSRTAARALIEAGRVSHDGQPVTKPALELPPDARLTVTPDDSDRFVSRGAFKLEGALARSGLDVRGATCLDIGQSTGGFTDCLLQAGATKVVGVEVGHDQLHPRLCKEPRCVTFEGLNARQLTASDLGQHCPAQGFDLLVCDASFISLALLLPQWAALLSPAGHVLALVKPQFEVGPQGLGKGGIVRDASLYGEVETRLRAAAHDAGLIILDWFDSPITGGDGNREFFFHAIRAPGGDTDPDTP; encoded by the coding sequence ATGAGCATGAACTCCTTCCACGCCCGCCAGGGCAAGCCCCGGCCGGCGGCGCACGCCAAGGGCCCGGCGGACCGCCACGGCCTGCTGCGCGTCGACCAGCTGCTGGTGGCGCAGGGGCTGGCGCCCTCGCGCACCGCGGCGCGGGCGCTGATCGAGGCCGGACGCGTCAGCCACGACGGCCAGCCGGTCACCAAGCCGGCACTCGAACTGCCGCCCGACGCCAGGCTGACGGTGACGCCCGACGACAGCGACCGCTTCGTGTCGCGCGGCGCCTTCAAGCTCGAGGGCGCGCTCGCGCGCAGCGGGCTGGACGTGCGCGGCGCCACCTGCCTCGACATCGGCCAGTCCACCGGCGGCTTCACCGACTGCCTGCTGCAGGCGGGTGCGACGAAGGTGGTCGGGGTCGAGGTCGGCCACGACCAGCTGCATCCGCGCCTGTGCAAGGAGCCGCGCTGCGTCACCTTCGAGGGCCTGAACGCCCGCCAGCTCACCGCGTCGGACCTCGGCCAGCACTGTCCGGCACAGGGTTTCGACCTGCTGGTGTGCGACGCCAGCTTCATCTCGCTGGCCCTGCTGCTGCCGCAGTGGGCGGCGCTGCTGTCGCCCGCCGGCCACGTGTTGGCGCTGGTCAAGCCGCAGTTCGAGGTCGGCCCGCAAGGCCTGGGCAAGGGCGGCATCGTGCGCGACGCCTCGCTCTACGGCGAGGTCGAAACGCGTCTGCGCGCCGCCGCCCACGACGCCGGGCTGATCATCCTCGACTGGTTCGACTCGCCGATCACCGGCGGCGACGGCAACCGCGAATTCTTCTTCCACGCCATCCGCGCGCCGGGTGGCGACACCGATCCGGACACCCCATGA
- the dapF gene encoding diaminopimelate epimerase, translated as MKLRFTKMHGLGNDFVVIDATRAPAELTPARVKAIADRHFGVGCDQLLVVEPASRADVDFRYRIFNADGGEVEQCGNGARCFVRFVHDKGLTAKDEIRVETKSGVIAPRLRADGLVTVDMGVPELTPAKIPFVSDSDAVVQPLQVGDGMVAITAVSMGNPHAVQVVADVDSAPVAEQGAAIERHERFPARVNAGFLQVVDAHEVRLRVFERGAGETLACGTGACAAVVAGILRGLVESPVRVHTRGGELEIAWAGPGTPVLMTGPAVTVFEGEMELE; from the coding sequence ATGAAACTGCGCTTCACCAAGATGCACGGCCTGGGCAACGACTTCGTCGTCATCGACGCCACGCGCGCGCCGGCCGAGCTCACCCCGGCGCGGGTGAAGGCGATCGCCGACCGCCACTTCGGCGTCGGCTGCGACCAGCTGCTGGTGGTCGAGCCGGCCTCGCGCGCGGACGTCGATTTCCGCTACCGCATCTTCAACGCCGACGGCGGCGAGGTCGAGCAGTGCGGCAACGGCGCGCGCTGCTTCGTGCGCTTCGTGCATGACAAGGGCCTCACCGCCAAGGACGAGATCAGGGTCGAGACCAAGTCCGGCGTGATCGCGCCGCGCCTGCGCGCCGACGGCCTGGTCACGGTGGACATGGGCGTGCCGGAGCTGACGCCGGCGAAGATCCCCTTCGTGTCCGACTCCGATGCGGTGGTCCAGCCGCTGCAGGTGGGCGACGGCATGGTGGCGATCACCGCGGTGTCGATGGGCAACCCGCATGCGGTGCAGGTGGTCGCCGACGTGGATTCGGCGCCGGTCGCGGAGCAGGGCGCTGCGATCGAGCGCCACGAACGCTTCCCGGCGCGGGTCAATGCCGGCTTCCTGCAGGTCGTCGATGCCCACGAGGTTCGCCTGCGCGTGTTCGAGCGCGGTGCGGGCGAGACCCTGGCCTGCGGCACCGGCGCCTGCGCCGCGGTGGTCGCGGGCATCCTGCGCGGGCTGGTGGAGTCCCCGGTGCGGGTGCACACGCGCGGCGGCGAGCTGGAGATCGCCTGGGCGGGGCCGGGCACGCCGGTGCTGATGACCGGCCCGGCGGTCACCGTTTTCGAAGGCGAGATGGAACTGGAGTGA
- a CDS encoding DUF484 family protein, whose product MNAQDIARYLREHPEFLSEHHELFTELTVPHPQHGGQAISLAERQLHALRDKIRQLELKLAELIRFGEENDDISTKVHRLSVALLQAASVDSVRQALIDGLRDDFSVPYLGLKLWGVAATDDADGVARPDAFGVSEAARRHVEGLRHPYCGAPESIEVASWFGEAASHIRSLALMPLRDQGVCFGLLALGSAESERFYPEMGTLYLGRIAELAAAALAARGR is encoded by the coding sequence ATGAATGCCCAAGACATCGCGCGCTACCTGCGCGAGCATCCCGAGTTCCTCAGCGAGCACCACGAGCTGTTCACCGAGCTCACCGTGCCGCATCCGCAGCACGGCGGCCAGGCGATCTCGCTCGCCGAACGCCAGCTCCATGCGCTGCGCGACAAGATCCGCCAGCTGGAGCTCAAGCTCGCCGAACTGATCCGCTTCGGCGAGGAAAACGACGACATCAGCACCAAGGTGCATCGGCTCTCGGTCGCGCTGCTGCAGGCCGCCAGCGTCGATTCGGTGCGCCAGGCCCTGATCGACGGCCTGCGCGACGACTTCTCCGTGCCCTATCTCGGCCTCAAGCTGTGGGGCGTGGCGGCCACCGACGATGCCGACGGCGTGGCCCGTCCGGACGCCTTCGGGGTCAGCGAGGCGGCGCGCCGCCATGTCGAGGGCCTGCGCCATCCCTACTGCGGCGCGCCGGAAAGCATCGAGGTGGCGAGCTGGTTCGGCGAGGCGGCGTCGCACATCCGCTCGCTGGCGCTGATGCCGCTGCGCGACCAGGGCGTCTGCTTCGGCCTGCTCGCGCTGGGCAGCGCGGAGAGCGAGCGCTTCTATCCCGAGATGGGCACGCTCTACCTCGGCCGCATCGCCGAACTCGCCGCCGCGGCGCTGGCCGCGCGTGGGCGCTGA
- the metK gene encoding methionine adenosyltransferase, with the protein MAEFLFTSESVSEGHPDKVADQVSDGVLDAVLAEDPKARVACETLVSTGLVVISGEITTTAHPNYREIAQDVIRRIGYDNSDIGFDYKSCAVLAAINRQSPDIAQGVNAANDDPLDQGAGDQGLMFGFATNETPSLMPLPIYYAHRIMQRQAEVRKDGRLNWLRPDAKSQLTVKYVDGKPVAIDTVVVSTQHDPDVTQKQIREAVIELIIKPVLPKELMQGDVRYLVNPTGRFVVGGPHGDCGLTGRKIIVDTYGGAAHHGGGAFSGKDPSKVDRSAAYAGRYVAKNIVAAGLADKCEVQVAYAIGVARPVSLMVNTFGTGRIADDKIVELIGRHFDLRPKAIIQSLDLLRPIYSKTAAYGHFGRDEPEFSWEQTDKAAALRADAGL; encoded by the coding sequence ATGGCTGAATTTCTCTTCACCTCCGAATCGGTTTCCGAAGGCCATCCGGACAAGGTCGCCGACCAGGTCTCCGACGGCGTGCTCGACGCCGTCCTCGCCGAAGACCCCAAGGCTCGCGTCGCCTGCGAAACGCTGGTGTCGACCGGCCTGGTCGTGATCTCGGGCGAAATCACCACCACCGCCCATCCCAACTACCGCGAGATCGCGCAGGACGTCATCCGCCGCATCGGCTATGACAACTCCGACATCGGCTTCGACTACAAGAGCTGCGCGGTGCTGGCGGCGATCAACCGCCAGTCGCCGGACATCGCCCAGGGCGTCAATGCCGCCAACGACGATCCGCTCGACCAGGGCGCCGGCGACCAGGGCCTGATGTTCGGTTTCGCCACCAACGAGACGCCCAGCCTGATGCCGCTGCCGATCTACTACGCGCACCGCATCATGCAGCGCCAGGCCGAGGTGCGTAAGGACGGCCGCCTGAACTGGCTGCGCCCGGACGCCAAGAGCCAGCTCACGGTCAAGTACGTCGACGGCAAGCCGGTGGCGATCGACACCGTGGTGGTGTCCACCCAGCACGATCCGGACGTGACCCAGAAGCAGATCCGCGAGGCGGTCATCGAGCTGATCATCAAGCCGGTGCTGCCCAAGGAACTGATGCAGGGCGATGTGCGCTACCTGGTCAACCCCACCGGCCGCTTCGTGGTCGGCGGTCCGCACGGCGACTGCGGCCTGACCGGGCGCAAGATCATCGTCGACACCTACGGCGGCGCGGCCCACCACGGCGGCGGCGCGTTCTCGGGCAAGGATCCGTCCAAGGTCGACCGCTCGGCCGCCTACGCCGGGCGCTACGTGGCGAAGAACATCGTCGCCGCCGGACTGGCCGACAAGTGCGAGGTGCAGGTGGCCTACGCGATCGGCGTGGCGCGCCCGGTGTCGCTGATGGTCAACACCTTCGGCACCGGCAGGATCGCCGACGACAAGATCGTCGAGCTCATCGGCCGCCACTTCGACCTGCGCCCGAAGGCGATCATCCAGTCGCTCGACCTGCTGCGCCCGATCTACTCGAAGACCGCCGCCTACGGCCACTTCGGCCGCGACGAGCCGGAGTTCAGCTGGGAGCAGACCGACAAGGCGGCGGCGCTGCGCGCCGACGCCGGGCTGTAA
- the metF gene encoding methylenetetrahydrofolate reductase [NAD(P)H]: MSTEISIEFFPPTTTEGAEKLRATRDKLAALKPSFFSVTYGAGGSTRERTFTTVKEIAAAGFDAAPHLSCVGSTRASIREILQEYRDAGIRRIVALRGDLPSGVVDPGEFRYANELVAFIRAETGEHFHIEVAAYPEWHPQARSPRDDLLAFKRKAEAGADSAITQYFYNPDAYLYFVDAVRKLGVDIPIVPGIMPIGSFSKLARFSDACGAEIPRWMRKTFESYGDDADAIRAFGLDVVTRLCERLLAEGAPGLHFYSMNMAGPTTEICSRLGLAGR; this comes from the coding sequence ATGAGCACCGAAATCTCGATCGAGTTCTTCCCGCCCACCACCACCGAAGGCGCGGAGAAGCTGCGCGCCACGCGCGACAAGCTGGCGGCGCTGAAGCCGTCCTTCTTCTCCGTGACCTACGGCGCCGGCGGCTCGACCCGCGAGCGCACCTTCACCACCGTGAAGGAAATCGCCGCCGCCGGCTTCGACGCCGCGCCGCACCTGTCCTGCGTCGGCTCCACCCGCGCCAGCATCCGCGAGATCCTGCAGGAGTACCGCGACGCCGGCATCCGCCGCATCGTCGCCCTGCGCGGCGACCTGCCCTCGGGCGTGGTCGACCCGGGCGAATTCCGCTACGCCAACGAGCTGGTGGCGTTCATTCGCGCCGAAACCGGCGAGCACTTCCACATCGAGGTCGCCGCCTACCCCGAATGGCACCCGCAGGCGAGGAGCCCGCGGGACGACCTGCTCGCCTTCAAGCGCAAGGCCGAGGCCGGCGCAGACTCGGCGATCACCCAGTATTTCTACAACCCCGACGCCTACCTGTACTTCGTGGACGCGGTGCGCAAGCTCGGCGTGGACATCCCGATCGTGCCCGGCATCATGCCGATCGGCAGCTTCAGCAAGCTGGCGCGCTTCTCGGATGCCTGCGGCGCCGAGATCCCGCGCTGGATGCGCAAGACCTTCGAGAGCTACGGCGACGACGCGGACGCGATCCGCGCCTTCGGCCTCGACGTGGTCACCCGCCTGTGCGAGCGCCTGCTCGCCGAAGGCGCGCCCGGCCTGCACTTCTACAGCATGAACATGGCCGGCCCGACCACCGAGATCTGCAGCCGGCTCGGGCTCGCGGGCCGCTGA
- a CDS encoding helicase HerA-like C-terminal domain-containing protein: protein MAEPMLIARAHDKDALKDICLLPRLANRHGLITGATGTGKTVTLQKLAESFANIGVPVFVADIKGDLSGIGAAGTASPKLLQRLEAIGITEYTPRANTAVFWDVFGEQGHPVRATISDMGPLLIARLLNLNDTQTGVLTLVFKIADDNGMLLLDLKDLRAMVQYAGENAKSFTTEYGNISTASIGAIQRNLLALEEQGGDVFFGEPMLDINDLMQTDADGRGVINVLAADKLYHSPKLYSTFLLWMLSELFEQLPEVGDPDKPKLVFFFDEAHLLFNDAPKALIEKIEQVVRLIRSKGVGVYFVTQNPLDVPETVLGQLGNRVQHALRAFTPRDQKAVKTAADTMRPNPAFDAVAAITELGVGEALISFLDEKGRPQVTERCNVIAPDSRLGPLQPAERQAAITGSVIYGHYEKAVDRESAYEMLKASAATKAAVEAGREAAKQVGGEDTGSMVSDILFGATGPRGGKRDGLVQIAAKTVTRTIGSSIGRQIVRGILGSLLGGRR, encoded by the coding sequence ATGGCCGAACCGATGCTGATCGCGCGTGCACACGACAAGGACGCACTCAAGGACATCTGCCTGCTGCCGCGCCTGGCCAACCGCCATGGTCTCATCACCGGCGCCACCGGTACCGGCAAGACGGTGACCCTGCAGAAGCTCGCCGAGTCCTTCGCCAACATCGGCGTGCCGGTGTTCGTCGCCGACATCAAGGGCGACCTCTCCGGCATCGGCGCCGCGGGCACCGCCTCGCCCAAGCTGCTGCAGCGCCTGGAGGCGATCGGCATCACGGAGTACACCCCGCGCGCCAACACCGCGGTGTTCTGGGACGTGTTCGGCGAGCAGGGCCACCCGGTGCGCGCCACCATCTCCGACATGGGGCCGCTGCTGATCGCGCGCCTGCTCAACCTCAACGACACCCAGACCGGCGTGCTGACCCTGGTGTTCAAGATCGCCGACGACAACGGCATGCTGCTGCTCGACCTCAAGGACCTGCGCGCGATGGTCCAGTACGCGGGCGAGAACGCGAAGAGCTTCACCACCGAGTACGGCAACATCTCCACCGCGTCCATCGGCGCCATCCAGCGCAACCTGCTGGCGCTCGAGGAGCAGGGCGGCGACGTGTTCTTCGGCGAGCCGATGCTCGACATCAACGACCTGATGCAGACCGATGCCGACGGCCGCGGCGTGATCAACGTGCTCGCCGCCGACAAGCTCTACCACTCGCCCAAGCTCTACTCCACCTTCCTGCTGTGGATGCTGTCCGAGCTGTTCGAGCAGCTCCCCGAGGTCGGCGACCCGGACAAGCCCAAGCTGGTGTTCTTCTTCGACGAGGCCCACCTGCTGTTCAACGACGCCCCCAAGGCGCTGATCGAGAAGATCGAGCAGGTGGTACGCCTGATCCGCTCCAAGGGCGTGGGCGTCTACTTCGTCACCCAGAACCCGCTCGACGTGCCCGAGACCGTGCTCGGCCAGCTCGGCAACCGCGTGCAGCATGCGTTGCGCGCGTTCACGCCGCGCGACCAGAAGGCGGTGAAGACCGCCGCCGACACCATGCGTCCGAACCCGGCCTTCGATGCGGTGGCGGCGATCACCGAGCTGGGCGTGGGCGAGGCGCTGATCTCCTTCCTCGACGAAAAGGGTCGGCCGCAGGTCACCGAGCGCTGCAACGTCATCGCGCCCGATTCCCGCCTCGGCCCGCTGCAGCCCGCCGAGCGCCAGGCGGCGATCACCGGTTCGGTGATCTACGGGCACTACGAGAAGGCGGTCGACCGTGAATCCGCCTACGAGATGCTCAAGGCGAGCGCGGCCACCAAGGCCGCGGTCGAGGCCGGGCGCGAGGCGGCGAAGCAGGTCGGCGGCGAGGACACCGGCAGCATGGTCAGCGACATCCTGTTCGGCGCCACCGGCCCGCGCGGCGGCAAGCGCGACGGCCTGGTGCAGATCGCGGCGAAGACGGTCACGCGCACCATCGGCAGCTCCATCGGCCGCCAGATCGTGCGCGGGATCCTCGGTTCCCTGCTCGGCGGCAGGCGCTGA
- a CDS encoding calcium/sodium antiporter — protein sequence MLQQVLMFVLGLVTLVIGADVLVRGASRLAVSFGVSPLVVGLTVVAFGTSAPEMAVSVGSALAGSPDLAIGNVVGSNIANVLLILGISALITPLLVDEQIIRQEIPIMIGVSALLVVMALDGHLGLLESIVLFALVIAYTVFLVVQSRRASKAVQDEFETGIPTSAWDRHWAVQTGLIAVGLVMLVVGADWLVDAAVGFARTFGVSDLVIGLTVVAVGTSMPEIATSIVAAIRGQREIAVGNVVGSNIFNILAVLGAAGIASGAGLPVSEAARNFDLWVMLAVAFACLPIMITGREIARWEGGVFLAYYAAYTAWLVLQAQQHAVLPAFSGIMLGYVMPLTVITIVVSIVRANGSRG from the coding sequence ATGCTGCAGCAAGTCCTGATGTTCGTCCTCGGTCTGGTCACCCTCGTCATCGGCGCCGACGTGCTGGTGCGCGGGGCCTCGCGGCTGGCCGTGTCCTTCGGCGTGTCGCCGCTGGTGGTGGGCCTCACGGTCGTGGCCTTCGGGACCAGTGCACCGGAGATGGCGGTTTCGGTCGGCTCCGCGCTGGCCGGCAGCCCGGACCTGGCGATCGGCAACGTGGTCGGCAGCAACATCGCCAACGTGCTGCTGATCCTCGGCATCTCGGCGCTGATCACGCCGCTGCTGGTGGACGAGCAGATCATCCGCCAGGAGATCCCGATCATGATCGGCGTCTCGGCCCTGCTGGTGGTGATGGCGCTCGACGGCCACCTCGGCCTGCTCGAGTCGATCGTGCTGTTCGCGCTGGTGATCGCCTACACCGTCTTCCTGGTCGTGCAGTCGCGCCGCGCCTCGAAGGCGGTGCAGGACGAGTTCGAGACCGGGATCCCGACCTCCGCCTGGGACCGCCACTGGGCGGTGCAGACCGGACTGATCGCCGTCGGCCTGGTGATGCTGGTGGTGGGCGCCGACTGGCTGGTGGACGCCGCGGTGGGCTTCGCGCGCACCTTCGGCGTCAGCGACCTGGTGATCGGCCTCACCGTGGTCGCGGTCGGCACCTCGATGCCCGAGATCGCCACCTCGATCGTCGCCGCGATCCGCGGCCAGCGCGAGATCGCGGTGGGCAACGTGGTGGGCAGCAACATCTTCAACATTCTGGCCGTGCTCGGCGCCGCCGGCATCGCCTCGGGCGCCGGCCTGCCGGTGTCGGAGGCGGCGCGCAACTTCGACCTGTGGGTGATGCTGGCGGTGGCCTTCGCCTGCCTGCCGATCATGATCACCGGACGCGAGATCGCGCGCTGGGAGGGGGGCGTGTTCCTCGCCTACTACGCCGCCTACACCGCCTGGCTGGTGCTGCAGGCGCAGCAGCACGCCGTCCTGCCGGCGTTCTCGGGGATCATGCTCGGCTACGTGATGCCGCTGACCGTGATCACCATCGTCGTCAGCATCGTGCGCGCCAACGGCAGCCGCGGCTGA